One Coccinella septempunctata chromosome 8, icCocSept1.1, whole genome shotgun sequence genomic window carries:
- the LOC123319339 gene encoding tyrosine-protein phosphatase non-receptor type 14, whose translation MPFELKLKKSKHYNVVSKTVFVISVEMLDNITVECTLTSESTGQECLEIACQKHGIMQPMFFGLQYISRKKDSPCWLELDKPIKRQLDKYGKNLCVFMRVMYYIISGVQLLNDETTRYHYFLQLKSDIAEGRIACNPQQAVELAGYCMQAEFGNFDAERHTSNYLKDFQLFPKTFKDPALLESLTEAAIQQHAALNNLPQGTAEEYYICACQKLDGYGQEVYTVRSGRTSEEAIVGVSLIGVGVEYIQAKQSRHFNWSEISNVINHKKDFTIELVGGSEKVEFSFPDVESAKGSWKFCVLQHMFYRQHEMSMHPQNDSEKEVTQPTFQQASTEDMLKQVESYEDITNSHHHWDRAMSAQNLNQRAQSTSCLDLNKQTNDMDHLRSLLPSYRPAPDYETAMQHKYRNSSGAIPSREPMKMSNHAVLYSSQPEIHQTELFRYPDVTHNNVEQRNLASHMFNSNFTRSQILATEQQRRNQGEAVHLYKPPPPYPSNKISSNSTPDLACISHPKRFNSVINNIVSGSSPDLVSTSNFYLKHYGQAMYHQAQPVHRSHSYLPPQHDTYENLASIFNNNNMMGRPPSAVIVENPNVTKHIKKVYDEHGNIIYCMPPNMKQILQENQLPSTGFVVTRNQNAMVACDPHLNGSAEPIYENIPLPWQNEGEARARTQSIHSAPEMGRVMGQNEMVGQLQTQFQQISIGNSGNPDAHIETLYAKVDRNRQQQQQQQQQNRQQEQTRGNSSLTSLQDSGLNRSRHELRSSNPRLNDNGSDTVSRTSTFIVNKDSPTSSPGQRNSSYANSSLNSADVTATDTSVSSNSSSKSKKRRWGILIGRSKSTEKVKSATLGREKKKEDKSQSNNKHRWSTGLPRFNPLPPSISKETMCLLLENKLADSQLFFEFDKIPKKKQNADFTTALLNENAAFNRFKDVLPYEDNRPRLTPSRDNKYGYINASHITATVGSKQRFYIAAQGPNRLTLPYFWQCVWEAEVYLIVQLTDLTEELGYLPDAGERCIDVGQDFQVWWEFSQTTGHCVTSKIRLCHVSSRRYRILWHLHYSDWGDQGCPHSVAHFLGFLEEMQSVHQHSMGEIPPGHNKNPPILVHCTAGVGRTGLTILSDLLLYTIDHNQEVCIPRVVTLLRYQRAYMVQTIAQYRFVYSLLIHYLKQTRLI comes from the exons ATGCCTTTTGaattgaagttgaaaaaatcTAAACATTACAATGTTGTGTCGAAAACAGTGTTTGTTATATCAGTGGAAATGTTGGATAATATCACTGTTGAATGTACATTAACTTCAGAAAGTACAGGTCAGGAATGCCTCGAAATAGCTTGTCAGAAACATGGGATAATGCAGCCAATGTTCTTTGGATTGCAGTATATCAGTAGAAAGAAAGATTCTCCTTGCTGGCTTGAATTGGACAAACCCATAAAAAGGCAGCTTGATAAATATGGCAAGAATCTTTGTGTTTTTATGCGTGTTATGTACTATATTATTTCTGGAGTACAACTGCTGAATGATGAAACAACAAG GTATCATtattttcttcaactgaaaagtGATATAGCTGAGGGAAGGATAGCTTGTAATCCACAACAGGCTGTTGAATTAGCGGGTTATTGTATGCAGGCTGAATTTGGAAATTTTGATGCTGAAAGACACACTTCAAATTATCTAAAGGACTTCCAGCTTTTTCCTAAG ACTTTCAAAGATCCTGCTCTCTTGGAATCACTCACTGAAGCTGCTATACAACAGCATGCAGCTCTAAATAATTTACCACAAGGTACAGCTGAAGAATATTATATTTGTGCCTGTCAAAAACTCGATGGATATGGACAAGAGGTGTATACGGTGAGGAGTGGACGGACATCGGAGGAGGCAATAGTGGGAGTATCATTAATTGGAGTGGGAGTAGAATACATTCAAGCCAAGCAATCTCGTCATTTCAA TTGGTCAGAAATCAGTAATGTCATCAATCACAAGAAAGATTTTACAATTGAACTGGTGGGAGGTTCAGAAAAAGTCGAGTTTTCTTTTCCTGACGTTGAAAGTGCTAAGGGATCTTGGAAGTTCTGTGTTCTTCAGCACATGTTTTACAGACAGCACGAAATGAGCATGCATCCACAAAACGATTCCGAGAAAGAAGTCACACAGCCTACTTTTCAACAAGCGAGCACAGAG GACATGTTGAAGCAAGTGGAAAGCTATGAAGATATAACAAACTCCCATCATCATTGGGACCGAGCCATGTCCGCTCAGAACCTGAATCAGCGCGCCCAATCGACCTCCTGTCTGGATCTCAACAAGCAAACCAACGACATGGATCATCTTCGAAGTCTCCTACCCTCGTATAGACCGGCGCCCGATTACGAGACGGCCATGCAACACAAGTATAGGAATTCGTCGGGCGCCATCCCGTCCAGGGAACCCATGAAGATGTCCAACCACGCCGTCTTGTACAGTTCCCAGCCGGAGATACATCAAACTGAACTGTTCAGGTATCCCGATGTGACCCATAATAACGTCGAACAGAGAAATCTCGCCTCTCACATGTTCAATTCGAATTTTACGAGATCTCAGATCCTCGCCACCGAACAACAGAGGAGGAATCAGGGGGAAGCCGTGCATTTGTACAAGCCTCCCCCGCCCTATCCCAGCAACAAGATCAGCTCCAACTCCACCCCGGATCTGGCCTGCATCTCGCATCCCAAGAGGTTCAATTCG GTGATCAACAACATAGTGAGCGGTTCGAGTCCTGACCTCGTATCGACCagcaacttttatctgaaacatTACGGTCAAGCGATGTACCATCAGGCGCAACCGGTGCACCGATCCCACAGCTATCTGCCGCCTCAACACGACACGTACGAGAACCTGGCCAGCATCTTCAACAACAACAACATGATGGGCAGACCGCCGTCGGCGGTGATCGTCGAGAATCCCAACGTGACCAAGCACATCAAGAAGGTGTACGACGAGCACGGCAACATAATCTACTGCATGCCGCCCAACATGAAGCAGATCCTGCAGGAGAACCAACTGCCGAGCACGGGATTCGTGGTGACGAGGAACCAGAACGCGATGGTCGCCTGCGATCCTCACCTGAACGGTTCCGCAGAACCGATCTACGAGAACATACCGTTGCCGTGGCAGAACGAGGGCGAGGCCAGGGCGAGGACGCAGAGCATCCATTCGGCGCCCGAGATGGGCAGGGTGATGGGACAGAACGAGATGGTGGGACAGTTGCAGACTCAATTTCAACAGATCAGCATCGGGAACT CCGGAAATCCGGACGCTCACATCGAAACGCTGTACGCCAAAGTCGACCGAAACAGACAACAGCAGCAGCAACAGCAACAGCAAAATCGCCAGCAAGAACAAACCAGAGGCAACAGCAGCCTGACCAGTCTGCAGGACAGCGGACTGAACCGGTCGAGACACGAGCTGAGGTCTTCGAATCCCCGACTGAACGACAACGGTAGCGACACCGTGAGCAGAACGAGCACCTTCATAGTGAACAAGGACTCTCCGACCTCGTCTCCCGGCCAGAGGAATTCGAGCTACGCGAACAGCAGCCTCAACAGCGCCGACGTTACCGCAACCGATACCAGCGTCTCCTCCAACTCCAGTTCTAAATCGAAGAAGAGGAGATGGGGCATACTGATCGGAAGGAGTAAATCGACGGAGAAAGTTAAGAGCGCCACCCTGGGCAGGGAGAAAAAGAAAGAGGACAAGAGTCAGAGCAATAACAAGCATAGGTGGTCTACGGGGTTGCCCAGGTTCAATCCCCTTCCGCCTTCCATCAGCAAAGAAACCATG TGCCTTTTACTGGAGAACAAACTAGCCGATAGCCAGTTATTTTTCGAATTCGACAAGATACCAAAGAAGAAACAGAACGCCGATTTCACGACGGCCCTCTTGAACGAAAATGCCGCCTTTAACAGGTTCAAAGACGTGCTGCCTTACGAGGACAACAGGCCCAGGTTGACGCCGTCCCGCGATAACAAATACGGTTACATCAACGCCTCTCACATCACA GCGACAGTTGGAAGTAAGCAGAGGTTCTACATAGCGGCCCAAGGTCCGAATCGGCTCACCCTGCCCTATTTCTGGCAGTGCGTTTGGGAGGCCGAAGTGTATCTGATTGTGCAACTTACCGATCTAACCGAGGAACTTGGTTATCTTCCAGACGCGGGGGAAAGATGCATAGATGTTGGACAG GACTTCCAAGTGTGGTGGGAATTCAGTCAGACGACTGGTCATTGCGTGACCAGCAAGATACGACTGTGTCACGTGTCTTCGAGAAGATACAGGATCCTGTGGCATCTGCACTATTCGGACTGGGGGGATCAGGGATGCCCGCATTCGGTGGCGCATTTCCTGGGCTTCCTCGAAGAGATGCAATCGGTCCATCAACACTCGATGGGCGAGATACCGCCCGGTCACAACAAGAACCCGCCGATATTGGTGCATTGTACGGCGGGCGTGGGCAGGACCGGCCTGACCATCTTGAGTGATCTGCTCTTGTACACCATAGATCACAATCAA GAGGTTTGTATACCGAGGGTGGTAACTCTTCTACGCTACCAGAGGGCGTACATGGTGCAGACCATTGCTCAATACCGTTTCGTGTATTCACTCTTGATACACTACCTGAAACAAACCAGACTAATCTGA
- the LOC123319340 gene encoding uncharacterized protein LOC123319340 has translation MSSVLKPSLTASVTQNSPVPPQLNKPMHPQQGPPQSYGQPSNHHSVVSHGNPAAAHNHSATHQSNHFSLNVPNSFIGNNQPIPASNHPVPNNPAQPTQQMYSGAKNMSYQGGFQTNLAHAQNQSSNQLPPVTQSLPATNSQITPHVTEESSDKSHSNGTSMEKSELSQENHVTTPKEISATPLLPGQSPSQSKTPEKTAESQNPAEQENSTETGQNLQKTSLSPAVGQLKTAETAESTSDSTPKESAQNLSEVSVQSENKTEQVNDAEIKEDGEVSNTDEKTGEDKKEPSVAESESANTPNDSEKAVSESVETEVKEKSTPKRSAPRKTSRAVKSEEDSKPTKSDPKPSPSQKSPSTSKSKRARIRTQPYQSPLPELEIISKITASHRNKTNDEKLIVFFKNEFLAVRNPEGSFYVCQAVQNIYKSSAKIRIRWLSLDKNDKTNQIYIPDFYDHTDFDCILTNLNLERIEKGKFRLPPAEKERTDSILKRSLAAEKGEEIPSPTVNEEHPDGLDLSLYKDENQLSKRRARKRKAASPLKSTRNSSRSPNKLSPEKSKLAKNTPKSTKKETVKKETPAAAKKVVPSVTPTVKKTGGSRTDRAKRRSDAINSTKVTPVSPKVDQKKAKALAKVARKSVVQTPKVQTPVKKEVKETKTTTPATKATKTTVKVATSSKKKTPKRSAAKK, from the exons ATGAGTTCGGTATTGAAGCCATCGTTAACAGCATCGGTAACGCAGAATTCTCCAGTACCTCCACAGTTGAACAAACCAATGCATCCTCAGCAAGGACCGCCTCAATCTTACGGACAGCCGTCTAACCATCACTCCGTAGTGTCACATGGAAATCCCGCTGCTGCTCACAACCACTCTGCTACACATCAGTCCAACCATTTCTCTTTGAACGTGCCCAATTCTTTCATAGGCAACAACCAGCCTATTCCAGCTAGCAACCATCCGGTCCCAAACAACCCCGCTCAGCCCACTCAACAGATGTACAGCGGAGCCAAAAATATGTCATACCAAGGTGGCTTCCAGACCAACCTCGCCCATGCACAAAAT caatcTTCTAATCAACTGCCCCCTGTAACACAATCTCTACCAGCCACGAATTCTCAAATAACCCCCCACGTGACTGAAGAATCTTCCGACAAGTCCCATTCTAATGGCACAAGTATGGAAAAGTCCGAATTGTCCCAGGAAAATCACGTCACCACCCCCAAGGAGATATCGGCAACCCCCCTTTTACCAGGACAGTCGCCATCACAATCCAAGACACCAGAGAAGACTGCCGAGTCCCAAAATCCTGCAGAACAGGAGAACTCAACTGAGACAGGTCAAAATCTCCAAAAAACGTCCCTTTCGCCCGCCGTTGGTCAGTTGAAAACTGCAGAGACGGCGGAAAGTACTTCCGATTCTACACCTAAAGAAAGTGCACAAAACTTGAGTGAAGTTTCTGTACAAAGTGAGAACAAGACTGAACAAGTCAACGATGCGGAAATTAAAGAGGATGGTGAAGTTTCTAATACTGATGAAAAAACTGGAGAAGACAAAAAAGAGCCCTCAGTTGCAGAATCGGAGAGTGCAAATACGCCTAATGACAGCGAGAAAGCTGTTTCGGAAAGTGTGGAAACAGAGGTGAAGGAG AAATCAACCCCAAAACGTTCTGCCCCAAGGAAAACTTCCAGAGCTGTGAAGAGTGAAGAAGACTCCAAACCTACTAAAAGTGACCCTAAACCAAGTCCATCACAAAAATCACCTTCAACGAGTAAAAGTAAGAGGGCACGCATAAGGACACAACCTTATCAAAGTCCCTTACCAGAATTAGAAATTATATCAAAAATAACAGCTTCTCATAGGAACAAGacaaatgatgaaaaattaatagtATTCTTCAA aaatgaatttttgGCTGTTAGAAACCCAGAAGGCAGTTTTTATGTATGCCAAGCGGTTCAAAATATTTACAAATCCTCGGCGAAGATAAGGATTCGTTGGCTTTCACTCGACAAAAATGATAAAACAAATCAGATATATATTCCCGACTTTTACGATCATACAG acTTTGATTGTATATTGACAAATCTGAATTTGGAAAGGATAGAAAAAGGTAAATTCAGACTACCCCCCGCAGAAAAAGAGAGGACGGACAGTATTCTGAAACGATCTCTGGCAGCCGAAAAGGGAGAAGAAATTCCTTCTCCAACAGTGAACGAAGAACATCCTGATGGCT TGGATTTATCTCTGTACAAAGATGAAAACCAACTGAGTAAGAGGAGGGCGAGGAAAAGGAAAGCAGCATCACCGTTGAAATCGACCAGAAACAGCAGTCGGAGTCCCAACAAACTGTCacctgaaaaatcaaaattagcAAAGAACACACCAAAATCTACCAAAAAAGAGACGGTTAAAAAGGAGACTCCAGCTGCGGCTAAGAAGGTGGTGCCTTCTGTAACTCCAACTGTGAAAAAAACCGGTGGTAGTAGGACGGATCGAGCCAAGAGGCGGAGCGATGCGATAAACAGTACAAAAGTCACACCAGTCAGTCCGAAAGTCGATCAGAAGAAGGCGAAGGCGCTCGCTAAAGTAGCTAGGAAAAGTGTAGTGCAAACACCCAAAGTACAAACGCCTGTTAAAA AAGAAGTGAAAGAAACAAAAACCACAACCCCCGCTACAAAGGCGACAAAAACAACAGTAAAAGTAGCGACATCGTCTAAGAAGAAAACGCCCAAGAGATCAGCAGCAAAGAAATAG
- the LOC123319341 gene encoding cleavage stimulation factor subunit 2 tau variant, which translates to MDNLEANIMDKSMRSVFVGNIPYEATEEKLKDIFGEVGQVLSFKLVFDRETGKPKGYGFCEYRDQETALSAMRNLNGYEIGGRNLRVDNACTEKSRMEMQNLLNQPPVENPYGEPIQAEKAPEAISKAVASLPPEQMFELMKQMKYCIQNNPAEARQMLLQNPQLAYALLQAQVVMKIIDPHTAASMLHPTTPVPPPLMPKDSSIAGPVPISSAFMNQSVPPPRPDFQTIPPVHNIHPNNQPVFSSQDIDLRSLDPRGSAPDPRMTRIADQDMRSLPGPLPNPLPPPVAENFSRDPRGAPSSFPMDPRAPVSFPADPRIGNDPRGTPGFINDPRQTPRVDPRQKPVPMPNPQPVRPPPQMPAQVPQPIPPRPVAAPPNMAAAGANIGPAGASDQEKAALIMQVLQLSDEQIAMLPLEQRSSILLLKEQIAKSAGNRT; encoded by the exons ATGGATAATTTAGAAGCGAATATAATGGATAAGTCGATGAGATCGGTGTTCGTTGGAAATATTCCATACGAAGCTACcgaagaaaaattgaaagatatttttggTGAAGTTGGTCAAGTATTATCTTTCAAGCTTGTATTCGATAGAGAAACCGGTAAACCCAAAGGTTATGGATTTTGTGAATACAGAGACCAAGAAACCGCCTTGAGCGCCATGAGAAACTTGAATGGTTATGAAATAGGAGGAAGAAACCTCAGGGTCGATAATGCTTGTACTGAAAAATCAAGGATGGAAATGCAAAACTTATTGAATCAACCACCTGTTGAAAATCCTTACGGAGAACCTATCCAAGCAGAAAAAGCACCTGAAGCAATAAGTAAAGCTGTAGCTTCTCTACCTCCTGAACAAATGTTTGAGCTGATGAAACAGATGAAATATTGTATTCAAAACAATCCGGCAGAAGCAAGGCAAATGCTTTTACAGAATCCACAACTTGCCTATGCTCTGCTTCAGGCTCAAGTTGTGATGAAAATAATTGATCCCCATACTGCAGCTA GTATGCTACATCCAACCACTCCGGTCCCACCCCCATTAATGCCAAAAGACTCTTCGATAGCAGGGCCTGTACCGATAAGTAGTGCTTTCATGAACCAATCAGTCCCTCCACCAAGGCCAGATTTTCAGACAATCCCCCCGGTCCACAACATCCACCCAAACAACCAACCAGTTTTCTCGAGTCAGGACATCGATTTACGTTCACTAGATCCCCGAGGATCAGCTCCGGATCCTAGAATGACCAGAATAGCAGATCAAGACATGCGAAGTCTACCTGGTCCCTTACCAAACCCCCTGCCCCCTCCTGTAGCAGAAAATTTCAGCAGGGACCCAAGGGGGGCACCTTCCTCTTTTCCTATGGATCCTCGTGCACCAGTCTCGTTTCCTGCAGATCCAAGGATAGGTAACGATCCCAGAGGCACTCCAGGGTTCATAAACGATCCCAGACAGACTCCTAGGGTGGACCCTAGACAGAAACCGGTCCCAATGCCGAACCCACAGCCTGTAAGGCCTCCTCCGCAGATGCCTGCTCAGGTACCGCAGCCAATTCCTCCGAGACCTGTGGCTGCACCCCCGAATATGGCCGCGGCCGGTGCAAACATTGGCCCTGCCGGAGCTTCAGATCAGGAGAAAGCAGCACTCATTATGCAGGTACTGCAGTTGTCAGATGAACAGATTGCAATGTTACCTTTGGAGCAGAGGAGTAGTATTCTGTTGTTGAAGGAACAAATTGCAAAAAGTGCTGGCAACAGGACTTGA
- the LOC123318861 gene encoding protein Aster-B-like, with product MSSCGCGTIDISDKKLSVTPKASPSSSPRPSPKSGIPKESSSPLPKEQACGFTDDPVVIGLDGTPPNTDSVTQEVIKSDGNQTVSTKEKKKKKSSWFNAFYPTYKSRSEDFKRIFKEVPDDERLLVDYSCAVQKEILVHGRLYVTQNYLCFYANIFGWETNIVLKWKNVTAITKEKTAIVIPNAILISTNSDKYFFTSFVARDKVYLMLFRVWQNALMDRQMTNKEMWQWVHQSYGAELGLTSDDEDYIAPDTEEMKTTKSSSESFLEGNISPDNYNNSKNTVAEGTKNGSNKNNSTNSKKSTEAQDSTEDSEFSDLDIPAECDIQDTSCTCTHEGRQILNEILPINVDQLFTLLFTSSKFYLDFHASRKTTDLVQTPWAAEPKDNTKIRKVNQTVNLTQAIGPKTSQVSETQTMLQCSKPGFLYSINSESISGGVPYGDSFVILVHYCLKKVSDKQSCLSVYAQVKFKKSVWGLVKGMIEKNCWSGLEDYFAHLLRSLKTESEELIPDVKRKVKRKRKLHTAPRSTTPVCSSDSSIHTNTVPTSLVTLEKPTLFIFLLIFLLFILNVFLLLKLWSLEGEKPSSYLFDIQYMKDPPTTKEEWLTLLKKQDNIHTEEVKRWQGILGEAIESLKKTNNILSTLQTTTDAKSAGNVVTGDTSTSTESIKNIEL from the exons ATGTCGAGTTGTGGATGTGGTACTATTGATATATCTGACAAAAA ATTAAGTGTTACGCCAAAAGCAAGCCCTTCTAGCAGTCCCAGACCTTCACCAAAGTCAGGGATTCCTAAGGAATCTTCAAGTCCTCTTCCAAAAGAGCAAGCTTGTGGTTTCACAGATGATCCAGTAGTTATT GGTTTGGATGGAACGCCTCCTAATACGGACTCTGTCACACAGGAAGTAATTAAAAGCGATGGCAATCAAACAGTGAGTACaaaagaaaagaagaagaaaaagtcaTCATGGTTCAACGCCTTTTACCCCACGTACAAATCGAGATCCGAAGACTTTAAAAGGATATTCAAAGAGGTACCGGACGACGAACGTCTGTTGGTGG ATTACTCATGTGCCGTGCAAAAAGAAATACTGGTGCATGGACGTCTTTACGTAACGCAAAATTACCTATGTTTTTACGCAAACATTTTCGGCTGGGAAACGAACATCGTGTTGAAATGGAAGAACGTAACCGCCATCACGAAAGAGAAGACCGCAATCGTAATACCGAATGCCATACTGATTTCTACCAATTCCGACAAGTACTTCTTTACCAGCTTCGTTGCCAGGGACAAGGTGTATCTGATGCTATTCAGAGTATGGCAGAATGCCTTGATGGACCGTCAGATGACCAACAAGGAGATGTGGCAATGG GTACACCAATCTTACGGTGCTGAGCTCGGTTTGACCAGCGACGACGAGGATTACATTGCTCCAGACACTGAAGAGATGAAGACCACCAAATCTTCTTCCGAATCGTTTTTAGAG GGTAATATTTCACCAGACAACTATAATAACTCGAAAAATACAGTAGCGGAAGGAACGAAAAATGGTAGCAACAAGAATAATAGTACAAATTCTAAAAAAAGTACAGAAGCACAAGATTCCACCGAAGACTCTGAATTTTCCGACTTGGACATTCCAGCTGA ATGTGATATTCAAGATACGTCTTGCACTTGTACGCACGAGGGTCGCCAGATACTCAACGAAATACTGCCAATTAACGTGGATCAATTATTCACCTTACTCTTTACAAGTTCCAAATTCTATTTAGACTTCCACGCGTCCCGAAAAACGACCGATCTCGTACAAACTCCCTGGGCTGCTGAACCCAAAGACAATACTAAGATAAGGAAAGTCAACCAGACAGTCAATCTTACACAGGCTATTGGTCCAAAAACTTCCCAAGTCAGCGAAACTCAG ACAATGCTGCAATGTAGCAAGCCTGGCTTTCTTTACTCAATAAACTCGGAAAGTATAAGCGGAGGAGTACCATATGGCGACAGTTTTGTCATACTGGTGCACTATTGCCTGAAAAAAGTGTCTGATAAACAATCTTGCTTGAGTGTTTATGCCCAAGTCAAATTCAAGAAATCGGTTTGGGGCCTTGTCAAag GTATGattgagaaaaactgctggTCAGGATTAGAGGATTATTTCGCCCATTTACTAAGATCCCTTAAAACAGAATCTGAAGAATTGATACCGGATGTTAAGAGAAAAGTGAAGAGAAAAAGGAAATTACATACAGCCCCTAGATCAACCACACCGGTCTGTTCATCGG ATTCTTCCATACATACCAACACGGTTCCAACGAGTTTGGTGACCCTCGAGAAGCCCACTCTCTTCATTTTTCTGTTAATCTTCCTCTTATTCATCCTGAATGTTTTCCTGCTTCTCAAACTTTGGTCTTTGGAAGGAGAGAAACCATCCAGTTATCTGTTCGATATTCAATATATGAA agATCCGCCTACCACCAAAGAAGAATGGCTCACTTTGCTGAAGAAACAAGATAATATACATACTGAAGAGGTCAAAAGATGGCAAGGTATCTTAGGAGAAGCTATAGAATCATTGAAAAAG ACCAACAACATATTATCCACGCTTCAAACAACAACAGATGCAAAATCAGCAGGGAATGTTGTAACTGGAGATACCTCAACAAGTACCGAATCAATAAAGAACATCGAATTGTAA
- the LOC123318863 gene encoding potassium channel subfamily K member 6-like isoform X1, translated as MVLNNYYGSFGYPEKSRENNNINRSTEYLVPMGNVESEATRSGNLFIFGFYKTSIYFSFYVMLYLVFLTSGAMIFSFLERPTEVALRLRVESVKQNFLRTYPSIPDQALEDLISEVVSASNRGVSATRNATGESNWSFGQSFFFTSTVVTTIGYGHVTPLSRAGKIFCIIYAMIGIPLTLVLLSALVARLLVPTIWLLQWLNSRLGHLYQPFNIRLLHLVIMVSFLVVAFLLIPAAIFARIEPEWDYMDSLYYCFISLTTIGLGDYIPGDSPHQPYRPLYKIATTGFLYLGITFLMVTLAVFYDIPQLNLGFLFTSSSENSEKKPLAGSGMNMQYGGAGSNVLPDPNEGSHRQVVRVRSRRADSPSPDEPTPNKDMIMP; from the exons ATGGTGCTAAACAATTATTATGGATCTTTCGGTTATCCGGAAAAATCCAGGGAAAATAACAACATAAATCGGTCGACGGAGTATCTGGTGCCGATGGGTAACGTCGAGAGCGAGGCAACAAGGAGCGGGAATCTCTTCATTTTCGGTTTTTACAAAACATCGATATACTTTTCTTTTTACGTTATGTTGTATTTGGTGTTTTTGACTAGTGGCGCTATGATATTCAGCTTCTTGGAAAGACCCACGGAGGTGGCCCTAAGACTCAGAGTAGAATCTGTCAAGCAGAATTTTTTGAGAACTTATCCTAGTATTCCAG ATCAGGCGCTAGAAGACCTAATATCAGAGGTCGTCTCTGCAAGTAATAGAGGTGTTTCTGCCACGAGAAATGCTACTGGGGAGTCGAACTGGAGTTTCGGACAGTCGTTTTTCTTCACAAGTACTGTTGTGACCACCATAG GATACGGTCATGTGACACCATTGAGCAGAGCCGGTAAAATATTTTGCATTATTTATGCCATGATCGGGATACCGTTGACGCTGGTTTTACTATCTGCTCTTGTGGCTAGACTTCTGGTTCCAACAATTTGGCTGCTGCAATGGTTAAATTCCAGGTTGGGGCATCTGTATCAGCCTTTCAATATACGTTTGCTCCATCTCGTCATCATGG TTAGTTTCCTAGTAGTGGCGTTCCTGCTGATTCCAGCCGCAATCTTCGCGAGAATTGAACCAGAATGGGATTACATGGACTCTCTGTATTACTGTTTCATATCGCTGACCACGATCGGTCTGGGAGATTATATTCCAGGCGATTCTCCGCATCAGCCTTACAGACCCTTGTATAAGATAGCAACAACAG GATTTTTATACTTGGGAATAACGTTCTTGATGGTGACATTGGCCGTTTTCTACGACATACCCCAGCTCAATCTCGGCTTTCTCTTCACGAGCAGCTCGGAAAATTCGGAGAAAAAACCTCTGGCAGGGTCCGGCATGAACATGCAGTACGGCGGGGCGGGTAGCAACGTTTTACCGGATCCGAACGAGGGCAGTCATCGTCAGGTGGTGCGGGTAAGATCGAGAAGGGCCGACAGTCCAAGTCCGGACGAACCGACCCCTAACAAAGACATGATCATGCCCTGA